In the genome of Streptomyces violaceoruber, the window TCGCCGTGTTCCCCGCAGTCACCCACGTCACCGGAAGCTCCAAGCTGTAGCCGGACGGCCGTTCGGCCCCGAACAGCCGCAAGCTACCAGGACGACTTGCGGACCCCGGGAAGATGCCCGGCGTGCGCCTGCTCGCGCAGATTGACCCGGGAGAGTCCGAAGACCCGGACGTATCCGCGCGGGCGCCCGTCGATCTGATCGCGGTTGCGCACCCGCGTGGGGCTCGCGTCGCGCGGCTGCCTGCGCAGTTCCCGCTGGGCGGCGAGCCGTTCGGCCTCCGTCGACGAGGGCCGGCGGAGGACCTCCTTCAGCTCGGCCCGGCGTGCCGCGTACCGCGCGACGATCTCCCGGCGCTGCTCGTTCTTCGCGATCTTGCTCTTCTTCGCCATCAGATCCTCACCCCGCGGGCACGGATGCGCGCCACGGCCGCCTCGACGCCGATGGAGTCGACCGTCCTGATCCCCTTCGTGCTCAGCCGCAGCCGCACGTGCCGGTTCTCGCTCGGCAGCCAGTAGCGCTTGGTCTGGATGTTGGGGTCGAAGCGGCGCGAAGTGCGCCGGTGGGAGTGGGAGATGCGGTTGCCGAAGCCGGGCCGGGCCCCGGTCAGCATGCAGTGGGCGGACACGGTGACGTACCTCTCCTCCGGACCGGACGGGTCCTAGCTGTTAATGGAATTCATTTTCAGTAAGATAGCAGCATGGCACGCAACGAACTCCGTCCGGTCATCAAGCTCCGGTCCACCGCCGGGACCGGCTACACCTACGTCACCCGCAAGAACCGCCGCAACGACCCCGACCGGCTGGTCCTGCGCAAGTACGACCCGGCGGCCGGCCGCCACGTCGACTTCCGAGAGGAGCGCTGAGAGGCCATGCGCAAGGGAATCCACCCCGAGTACCGCCCGGTCGTCTTCCGGGACCGTGCGGCGGACTACGCCTTCCTCACCCGTTCGACCATGACCAGTGAGCGCACGGTCGAGTGGGAGGACGGCCGGACCTACCCGGTCGTCGACGTCGAGGTCTCCCACGTCAGCCACCCCTTCTACACCGGCACCGCCCGTGTCCTGGACACCGCCGGACGCGTGGAGCGCTTCGAGCGCCGGTACGGGAAGCAGGACGGGGCATGAGCGAGCCGGGCCGCTTCCCCGAACCGCCGGTGGTGATCGTCGGCGGGCTGCACGCCGACGCGCGCAGGGCGGCCGTGGCCCGGCTGCTCGCCGACGTGCCCGGCAGCGTCGTCCTCCACCACGACCTGGCGACGGCCGCCGCGGGCACGGTGGTACGGACCGTCCGGGACGCCACCGGCATTCTCGCCGCCGGCGAGGCGCCCCTGGTCAACGACTGCGCGTGCTGCGCGCTGCGCGAGGACCTCGTGCCCGAGCTGGTCCGGCTCGCGGAAGCCGGGGGCACCCCGCTGGCGGTCGTCGAGCTGTGGGACTCCGTCGAGCCCAAGGCGATGGCGGAGGTGGTGACGGCGGGCGGCTTCACCGTCGCCGGTGTGGTCACCGCCGTCGATCCCGCGCTGGTGCTGCCCTACCTCGGCAACGGCGACGACCTGGCCGAGGGCGGTCTGGCCGCCGCGGCCACCGACCAGCGCACCGTCGCCGACACCTTCGCGCGGCAGCTGGAGTACGCCTCCGTCCTCGCACTCGCCGAGCCCCTCCCCGGCTCGCCGGAGGCCGACGACGAGGACCGCGAGCTGTTGGCCCAGCTGCACCCGACCGCCCGCCGGGTCCCGATCGGCCACGGGAACCCGGCGGGCACACCGCCGGCGGGTCCGGAGCTGGCGCGGGCCGCCCTCGCCGGGTTCGACGTGGAGGCCGCGGCGGCGGCCCAGCACCCGGCCTGCGCGCTGCTGCCCGCCGAGGCCGACGCGCACGGCGTCGCCACCCTGGTCTGGCACCGCCGCCGCCCCTTCCATCCGGAGCGGCTGTACGCGGCGCTCGAGGACCTGACCTGCGCCGCGGCCCGCAGCCGGGGGCGGTTCTGGCTGGCCGGCAAGGGGGACACGCTGCTGCACTGGGACGCCGCGGGCGGTGCCCTGTGCGTGGAGAGCGCGGGGCCGTGGCTCGCCTCGCTCCCCGACGCCGCGTGGGAGCTGGTGCCGCCCGTGCGCCGCGCCGCCGCCGCGCTGGACTGGCACCCCGAGCACGGCGACCGCTGCCAGCACCTGGTCTTCACCTCCCCCGGCCTTGACCGCGACGGTCTGGAACGGCTCCTGGAGTCCTGCCTGCTGACCGACGCCGAGTACGCCGCGGGGCAGGCCGCCTGGGACCTGCTGCCGCCCGCCTTCGACACCCTCCTGGAGGTCTGACCCCATGCCCCGACCCCGCAAGGCCGACCGCACACCCGCCCGGCAGCGTCCCAACCCGCTGGACCGGGACGGAGTGACGTACGTCGACTACAAGGACACCGAGCTGCTGCGGAAGTTCGTCTCCGACCGCGGCAAGATCCGCAGCCGCCGCGTCACCCGGGTGACGTCCCAGCAGCAGCGGCAGCTGGCCAGGACGATCAAGAACGCGCGCGAGATGGCGCTGCTGCCGTACGGCACGCGCTGACGCGCCCGCCGTACCTCACGCACCAGCGACAACACCGGGGCACGCCTGTACCGTTCGGGCCCCGGTGTTGTCGCATGTTGTTGCATATTCTTCGAATTCGGGGGCACATGCGGGAACGACTTCTCGGGCCCCGGCGTCGTAGTGGGCAGGGCTCGGTAAAGCGGTCGTCAAAGCTGTAACCGCAGGAACACCGCGCGTGCACGTGCATTTGCTCATGCATCTGCACGTGAACGGGGTTATGATCCGGATCAGTTGACCACTGCATCAATGGCCACATCAGCCAGTGCACACCGGGGAGCGACCTGTGGACCACGACGTGTACGACGTGTACAACGGCATGGCCGCCACGCAGCTGCACGATGCGGCCTGGCAGAAGAGTCGGCGCAGCAACTCGCAGGGATCGTGCGTGGAGTTCGCGCGCCTGCCCGACGGCGCGGTGGCGGTACGCAACTCCCGCTTCCCCGACGGTCCCGCGCTCGTCTACACGCGCGCCGAGATCGAGGCCATGCTGCTGGGCGTCAAGGACGGCGAGTTCGACCACCTGATCGCGAGCTGACCCGGAGCGGTCCGGAGCGGTCCGGAGCGGTCTGGAGCCGAAGCCCGGCTATATCCGGAACAGTGCCCAGACCACCTTGCCGTTGAGCGTCCCGGCCAGCGGGTGCCAGCCCCAGCTGTCGCTGAAGGAGTCGACGAGGAACAGGCCCCGGCCCGACTCCGCCGAGAAGTCGTCCGTCTCACGGGCCACCGGGCTGTCGTGGCTGGGGTCGCGCACCGCGCACACCAGCCGCTCGGTCCAGCGCATCAGGTGCAGCCGTACCGGGCCGTGCTGCTCGTCGTGGCGCGGGGTGTCCGCGGGCAGCGCGTGGCGCAGGGCGTTGGTGACGAGTTCCGAGACCACGAGGCAGACGTCGTCGAAGCGGTCGCCGGTGTCCCAGCCGTCGAGCGTCCTGCGGGTGAACCTCCGGGCCTCGCGCACCGCTTCGTACCGGGGCGGCAGGGCGCAGGAGGCGGCGTTGGACACTGCCGCGGGGTCGAGTGGCGGAAGGCCCTGCCGTAACGGCTCGAGCATGGTCGATCCATTCGTCCCCATGCGAGGCACTCCCGGGAATTCGCGGTCGTAGCGATGCGGCGCGGTGGTGCGGGACCATGGTTTCGGATGCGTACCGCAGATGCAAGGGCAGATGCACGTGCACGTGACCGAAATGGACCTGCCCGTACCGCTTGTTGGCCAATTTTTCCGTCATCTTCGCCTCCCCTTCATCGCCCGCGACGGCCGGTTCTGGCCCACCGCGTGCATGATCCTGTGCATTTCCTTTGGCTCGATTCCGTTTCCGTAACCGGACGAGTACTGCTCGGAGTGTTTTAGTGGCAGACTGCGGCCCCTGAAGACGGTTGGGGAGGCTGGCGAACGTGAGCGCGGGAGAGCCCGGATCGGTGGTGCGGCGCATGCTGCTCGGATCACAACTCAGGCGACTGCGTGAGACGCGGGGGATCACGCGCGAGGCCGCGGGCTACTCGATCCGCGCCTCGGAGTCGAAGATCAGCCGGATGGAGCTGGGCCGGGTGAGCTTCAAGACGAGGGACGTCGAGGACCTGCTGACGCTGTACGGCATCACGGACGAGCAGGAGCGCGCCTCCCTGCTCTCCCTGGCCAAGGAGGCCAATGTCGCGGGCTGGTGGCACAGTTACTCGGACGTGCTGCCCAGCTGGTTCCCCACCTACGTGGGGCTGGAGGGCGCCGCCTCGCTGATCCGGGCCTACGAGGTGCAGTTCGTGCACGGCCTGCTGCAGACCGAGGAGTACGCCCGCGCGGTCGTCCGGCGCGGCATGAAGGGCGCCGGCGAGGCGGACGTCGAGCGGCGGGTGGCGCTGCGCCTGGAGCGGCAGAAGCACCTGGTCGCGGAGAACGCCCCCGAGTTCCACATCGTGCTCGACGAGGCCGCCCTGCGCCGCCCGTACGGCGACCGCGAGGTGATGCGCGGCCAGCTCCAGCACCTGATCGAGGTGTCCGAACGCCCCAATGTGCGCCTTCAGGTCATGCCGTTCGGCTTCGGCGGTCACTCCGGTGAGAGTGGCGCGTTCACGCTCCTCAGCTTCCCCGAGTCCGACCTCTCGGACGTCGTCTACCTGGAGCAGCTCACCAGCGCGCTGTACCTGGACAAGCAGGAGGACGTCACCCAGTACGAGACGGCGCTGAAGGAACTCCAGCAGGACAGCCCGGGGCCGGACGAGAGCCGGGACCTTCTGCGGGGACTCCTTCAACTCTCCTGAAACGCCAGTACGATGACGCCCAATCAGGCGGCTCGCTCGCGGCGGCTGCGGCAGCTAAGGGGATTGAGGGAACACATGTCGTCGTACTTCACCGACCTCGCCCAGCAGTACATCGACGGTGAGTGGCGTCCCGGCACCGGCTCCTGGGACATCATCGACTTCAACCCGTACGACAACGAGAAGCTCGCCTCGATCACGATAGCCACCGTCGACGAGGTCGATGCCGCCTACCGGGCCGCCGAGCGGGCGCAGCGGCAGTGGGCCGCGACGAACCCCTACGCGCGCCGCGCGGTGTTCGAGAAGGCGCTGCGCCTGGTGGAGGAGCGCGAGGCGGAGATCGGCGAGGCGATCGTCGCCGAGTTGGGCGGCACCCGCCTGAAGGCCGCCTTCGAACTGCACCTCGCCAAGGAGTTCCTGCGCGAGGCGGTCCACCTGGCACTCGCGCCCGAGGGCCGGATCATCCCCTCGCCCGTCGACGGCAAGGAGAACCGCGTCTACCGGGTGCCGGTCGGCGTCGTGGGCGTCATCAGCCCCTTCAACTTCCCCTTCCTGCTCTCCCTGAAGTCGGTCGCCCCGGCCCTCGCCCTGGGCAACGCCGTCGTCCTCAAGCCGCACCAGAACACCCCGATCGTGGGCGGCACGCTGGTCGCGAAGATCCTGGAGGACGCCGGGCTGCCGGGCGGCCTGCTCAACGTGGTGGTCACCGACATCGCGGAGATCGGCGACGCGTTCATCGAGCACCCGGTCCCCAAGGTGATCTCCTTCACCGGCTCCGACAAGGTCGGCCGCCACGTGGCCACGGCCTGCGCCGCGAACTTCAAGCGCTCGGTCCTCGAACTGGGCGGCAACAGCGCGCTGGTGGTGCTCGACGACGCCGACGTCGACTACGCGGTCGACGCCGCGGTCTTCAGCCGCTTCGTCCACCAGGGCCAGGTCTGCATGGCCGCCAACCGCGTGCTGGTCGACCGCGCGGTGGCCGACGAGTTCACCGAGAAGTTCGTCGCCAAGGTGTCGGGCCTCAAGGTCGGCGACCCGCGCGACCCGTCGACCGTCATCGGCCCGGTGATCAACTCCTCGCAGGCCGACGCGCTCTCCGGCGTGGTCGAGCAGGCGCTCGCCGAGGGCGCCACCGCCCTGGTGCGCGGCTCGGTCACCGACAACCTCGTCGAGCCGTCGGTCCTGACCGGCCTGCCCGCCGACTCGGCGCTGCTCCGGCAGGAGGTCTTCGGCCCGGTCGCCTTCCTCGTCCCCTTCGACGGGGAGGAGGAGGCCGTGCGCCTCGTCAACGACACGCCGTACGGGCTGAGCGGCGCCGTGCACACCGGGGACGTCGAGCGCGGCGTCAACTTCGCCAAGCAGATCGACACCGGCATGTTCCACGTGAACGACGGGACCGTGCACGACGAGCCGATCGTGCCCTTCGGCGGCGAGAAGCACTCCGGCCTCGGCCGCCTCAACGGCGACACCATGCTGGACGCCTTCACCACGCAGAAGTGGATCTCCGTGCAGCACGGACGGAGCGGCTTCCCCTTCTAGAGGTTCTAGAGGATCTAGAGGTTCTCGAGGGTCCCGGCGGGCGGGCCCCGGCGCCGGATCTAGGCTGGACCCCATGTCAGCGATCCGTCTCCTCGTGCTCGGCGCCGTCCGCCAGCACGGGCGGGCCCACGGCTACCAGGTGCGCAACGACCTGGAGTACTGGGGCGCGCACGAGTGGTCCAACGCCAAGCCCGGCTCGATCTACCACGCGCTGAAGCAGATGGCGAAACAGGGACTGCTCCTCGCGCACGAGATCGCGCCGTCCACGGCGGGCGGGCCGCCGCGGGTGGAGTACGAGATCACCGGGCAGGGCACCGAGGAGTACCTCTCCCTGCTCCGCGCCTACCTCACCGCCTACGACCAGCGGCCGGACGTGCTCACCGCGGCGCTCGGCTTCATGGTCGACCTGCCGCGCGAGGAGGCCCTCGCCCTGCTGGAGGAGCGGGTGCGCAAGATCGAGCAGTGGCGTGCCTCCGTCACCGAGTACTACATGCCCGCGGAGGGGCCCGGCCAGTACGGGCACATCGGCGAGATCATGAACTACTGGGTCCACTCGGCCGACTCCGGTGCCGAGTGGACCCGCGGCCTCATCGAACGCGTCCGGGGCGGCGCGTACACCTTCGCCGGTGAGGGCGAGCCGTTCGTCGGTGTGCTGGCGGAGGGGGAGGAGAACCCCTTCGCCGCGGGGCGGCCGCATTACGGGGACGCTCGCTAATCAAGTTTGACCAACGGGAGGGCGGGGGTTATGTTCTGAGCTAGTAGTCAAATTTGGCTAGCTTGTCTCTCGAAGGGGAAGCGGGGAGTGACAGTGGCCGACGCGGCGATCACCGTCGAAGGAGCACGCAAGGAGTACGGCAGCAAGAGCGCGTTGGACGGACTCGACCTCACGGTCACGCGCGGCACGGTGCACGGCGTGCTGGGTCCGAACGGAGCGGGCAAGACGACCCTGGTCCGGATCCTGTCCTCCCTGCTGCGGCCCGACGCCGGCCGCGTCGAGGTGGCGGGGCACGACGTCGTCGCGGAGGCGTACGCGGTGCGGCTGCGCATCGGCCTGCTCGGCCAGCACGCGGCGCTCGACGAGGAGCTGGGCGGCCGGCAGAACCTGGAGATGTTCGGCCGCCTGCACCACCTGGGCGCCCGGGGGGCACGCGCGCGTGCCGACGAACTGCTCGTGCGCTTCGGCCTCTCCGACACCGGCCGCAAGCCGGTCGGCGCCTACAGCGGGGGCATGCGCCGCCGCCTGGACCTGGCCGCGTCCCTCATCACCGAACCCGAGGTGCTCTTCCTGGACGAGCCGACCACCGGCCTGGACCCGCGCGGCCGCGCCGAGGTGTGGGACTCGGTCCGCTCCCTGGTCGGCGCCGGTACGACGGTCCTGCTCACCACCCAGTACCTGGAGGAGGCCGACCAGCTCGCCGACCGCATCTCGGTCGTCGACGCCGGGCGCGTCGTCGCCGACGGCACGGCGGACGAACTCAAGGCCGCCACCGGCGGCGACCGCGTCGACGTCGTCCTGCGCCACGCCGGCCACCTGGGCGCCGCGGTGGCCCTGCTGCCGCTCACCGGCGTCCGCGTGGACCCCGACCGCCGGCTGCTCAGCGCCCCCGTCACCGACCGCATGGCCGCGCTCTCCGGCGTCGTACGGGCGTTGGAGGAGGCCGGGATCGAGGCCGAGGACGTGGCGCTGCGCCGGCCGACCCTGGACGAGGTGTTCCTGCACCTCACCGACCGCACGAAGGAGGCCGCGTGAGCACGGGAAGCACGAGCCCGG includes:
- the rpsN gene encoding 30S ribosomal protein S14, which translates into the protein MAKKSKIAKNEQRREIVARYAARRAELKEVLRRPSSTEAERLAAQRELRRQPRDASPTRVRNRDQIDGRPRGYVRVFGLSRVNLREQAHAGHLPGVRKSSW
- the rpmB gene encoding 50S ribosomal protein L28, with translation MSAHCMLTGARPGFGNRISHSHRRTSRRFDPNIQTKRYWLPSENRHVRLRLSTKGIRTVDSIGVEAAVARIRARGVRI
- the rpmG gene encoding 50S ribosomal protein L33, encoding MARNELRPVIKLRSTAGTGYTYVTRKNRRNDPDRLVLRKYDPAAGRHVDFREER
- a CDS encoding type B 50S ribosomal protein L31, whose product is MRKGIHPEYRPVVFRDRAADYAFLTRSTMTSERTVEWEDGRTYPVVDVEVSHVSHPFYTGTARVLDTAGRVERFERRYGKQDGA
- a CDS encoding CobW family GTP-binding protein — its product is MSEPGRFPEPPVVIVGGLHADARRAAVARLLADVPGSVVLHHDLATAAAGTVVRTVRDATGILAAGEAPLVNDCACCALREDLVPELVRLAEAGGTPLAVVELWDSVEPKAMAEVVTAGGFTVAGVVTAVDPALVLPYLGNGDDLAEGGLAAAATDQRTVADTFARQLEYASVLALAEPLPGSPEADDEDRELLAQLHPTARRVPIGHGNPAGTPPAGPELARAALAGFDVEAAAAAQHPACALLPAEADAHGVATLVWHRRRPFHPERLYAALEDLTCAAARSRGRFWLAGKGDTLLHWDAAGGALCVESAGPWLASLPDAAWELVPPVRRAAAALDWHPEHGDRCQHLVFTSPGLDRDGLERLLESCLLTDAEYAAGQAAWDLLPPAFDTLLEV
- the rpsR gene encoding 30S ribosomal protein S18 yields the protein MPRPRKADRTPARQRPNPLDRDGVTYVDYKDTELLRKFVSDRGKIRSRRVTRVTSQQQRQLARTIKNAREMALLPYGTR
- a CDS encoding DUF397 domain-containing protein; translation: MDHDVYDVYNGMAATQLHDAAWQKSRRSNSQGSCVEFARLPDGAVAVRNSRFPDGPALVYTRAEIEAMLLGVKDGEFDHLIAS
- a CDS encoding ATP-binding protein yields the protein MLEPLRQGLPPLDPAAVSNAASCALPPRYEAVREARRFTRRTLDGWDTGDRFDDVCLVVSELVTNALRHALPADTPRHDEQHGPVRLHLMRWTERLVCAVRDPSHDSPVARETDDFSAESGRGLFLVDSFSDSWGWHPLAGTLNGKVVWALFRI
- a CDS encoding helix-turn-helix domain-containing protein, which codes for MLLGSQLRRLRETRGITREAAGYSIRASESKISRMELGRVSFKTRDVEDLLTLYGITDEQERASLLSLAKEANVAGWWHSYSDVLPSWFPTYVGLEGAASLIRAYEVQFVHGLLQTEEYARAVVRRGMKGAGEADVERRVALRLERQKHLVAENAPEFHIVLDEAALRRPYGDREVMRGQLQHLIEVSERPNVRLQVMPFGFGGHSGESGAFTLLSFPESDLSDVVYLEQLTSALYLDKQEDVTQYETALKELQQDSPGPDESRDLLRGLLQLS
- a CDS encoding aldehyde dehydrogenase family protein, encoding MSSYFTDLAQQYIDGEWRPGTGSWDIIDFNPYDNEKLASITIATVDEVDAAYRAAERAQRQWAATNPYARRAVFEKALRLVEEREAEIGEAIVAELGGTRLKAAFELHLAKEFLREAVHLALAPEGRIIPSPVDGKENRVYRVPVGVVGVISPFNFPFLLSLKSVAPALALGNAVVLKPHQNTPIVGGTLVAKILEDAGLPGGLLNVVVTDIAEIGDAFIEHPVPKVISFTGSDKVGRHVATACAANFKRSVLELGGNSALVVLDDADVDYAVDAAVFSRFVHQGQVCMAANRVLVDRAVADEFTEKFVAKVSGLKVGDPRDPSTVIGPVINSSQADALSGVVEQALAEGATALVRGSVTDNLVEPSVLTGLPADSALLRQEVFGPVAFLVPFDGEEEAVRLVNDTPYGLSGAVHTGDVERGVNFAKQIDTGMFHVNDGTVHDEPIVPFGGEKHSGLGRLNGDTMLDAFTTQKWISVQHGRSGFPF
- a CDS encoding PadR family transcriptional regulator — its product is MSAIRLLVLGAVRQHGRAHGYQVRNDLEYWGAHEWSNAKPGSIYHALKQMAKQGLLLAHEIAPSTAGGPPRVEYEITGQGTEEYLSLLRAYLTAYDQRPDVLTAALGFMVDLPREEALALLEERVRKIEQWRASVTEYYMPAEGPGQYGHIGEIMNYWVHSADSGAEWTRGLIERVRGGAYTFAGEGEPFVGVLAEGEENPFAAGRPHYGDAR
- a CDS encoding ATP-binding cassette domain-containing protein, with protein sequence MADAAITVEGARKEYGSKSALDGLDLTVTRGTVHGVLGPNGAGKTTLVRILSSLLRPDAGRVEVAGHDVVAEAYAVRLRIGLLGQHAALDEELGGRQNLEMFGRLHHLGARGARARADELLVRFGLSDTGRKPVGAYSGGMRRRLDLAASLITEPEVLFLDEPTTGLDPRGRAEVWDSVRSLVGAGTTVLLTTQYLEEADQLADRISVVDAGRVVADGTADELKAATGGDRVDVVLRHAGHLGAAVALLPLTGVRVDPDRRLLSAPVTDRMAALSGVVRALEEAGIEAEDVALRRPTLDEVFLHLTDRTKEAA